The DNA segment GCTTGTGCTATTAGGAGTGCTTAGCAACACGGTATTAGGGGTAGTGGGGGCCATTATTATTATGATCGGGCATGGGTTGTGTTCATCAGGTTTGTTCAGGTATGTGAATGCTATCTATAAGATGAGGCACTCGCGTCTGCTAGTAATAAATAAAGGGGGCTTGTTAGTCTGCCCAAGTCTAGTCTTAATGTGTTTCCTGTTAAGATCAAGCAACATAGCAGCCCCTCCTAGTCTAAACTTATTTGGGGAAATCCTCGTTTTCGGCGTGGGAGGGTGAATAAGTGGAGTGTTCCTGCTTATCCTGGGTCTGATAAGCTTTATTAGGGCATGTTTTAGACTATACCTATATGGAAGTTGTTGTCACGGGAAGGGGGTGTCACACAGGGAGTCCTTAAACTTGAGAAGAGTTTGTGATGTTTTTGTTCTGGCGGCTCATTGGATACCGCTgaactttatgtttatgtttatacccTAAACAATGAATCGTAATCCTTATTCTCGTTACTATGTACCAGGTCCAAGTCCGTGGCCCTTTTTTGTGGCTATCTCGGCAAACGGAATAGCGGTAGGGTTAATTTTGTGACTGCATCGAACTCCCAGATTTCTATTAATAGGAATGAGGTTGGGGTGTATACTATTGAGAACTTTTAGATGATGGCGAGACTTAATTCGTGAGGGAGATATTGGGTTTCATACTCGCTTCGTAATCAAGAGATTTCGTGATGGAGTTGCCCTTTTTATTCTGTCTGAAGTAatgttcttcttttcttttttttggactTTCTTCCATAATGCCTTAAGACCCTCGTGTGAACTAGGGATGCGATGACCCCCTCCAGGGATCCGCACGCCAAACCCGTCGTCGACAAGGCTGTTCGAGACAGGTCTTTTAATTAGGAGGGGGTTATTCGTAACTCAAGCCCATAAGAGAATGCGTTTGAAGGATTATGATGTTGGGCCATTTATTGGCCTAGTGGTAACAATTTTATGTGGGACTGTGTTCTTCCTAGTGCAACTTCGAGAATACTACTGAAACTCATACACTATTGCAGATAGGGTGTATGGAAGAGTGTTTTATTTACTAACTGGGTTTCATGGAATGCACGTAGTTGTGGGGACTCTTTGACTAATGGTGAGGTTAGTCCGACTATGGCGTGGGGAGTTTTCCAGTCAACGGCACTTTGGTTTTGAGGCTTGCATTTGGTACTGACACTTcgtagatgtggtatgggtaGCATTATGATGTTTAGTATATGTGTGGTTTGGAGGATGGTTATACATGTGGTGGTTCAAAATATGAGACGGGGACGTCTATACGTTTAAGTACCCAGACGCAAAGCCTTCGTGGTATGCGTACATTCAAGAAGAGCATGCTCCGTCCTGATATAAGATTCCTGACcatttaaaaggttaaaaataggAGTCATACAGACTAGTTAAacagttttgatttgaaatcaaGTACCAAAGCGATTCCAAGCGCTTACTAGTCTGAGTAAAGTAGTCTAATTAAGGACAGAAGACCTATGATTTTCAAGTGTTATAAGTAACCTTTACTTGAAATGGTAAGCTTTGTGGTAAGACCTATAAAATTAGTGAGATTAGGGGTAATATTGATCGGGACAATTCTTAGGGTTAGAAGAGAAGAGATAGTAGGGGTGTGACTCGGTTTAGAGCTAAATCTGTATGGATTTCTTGTAATTATAAACCCTGATGGTCACTATAGTCCTGAGCcctgtgtaaaatattttgtggtaCAAAGAACGGGGTCAATTCTGATACTAGTGGGTTTTGTAACCTTGATAGAGCAGCACGTAGTGAGAGGGCTGGTGATAAGGGGGGCGGGTACAGTGTTAAAATCTGGCGTTTTCCCGCTACATTCGTGGGTCCCTTCAATTATTAAGAACAGCAGATGGTTAGCAAGAGGGTTAATATTAACTTGGCAAAAAGTCGCCCCCCTtgtctttttatcaataattatacCCTCTAAGGGGTTGTGAGTAGTAATTGTATTGATAGCTGGAATTGGGGCAGTAGGGGGCCTTAACCAGAATTCAGTACGAGTAATAAGCGCGTACTCGTCGTTTGTGCATACATCATGAATGCTGTTAGGGCTCACATGGTCAAGAGTAGTCTTTGTAGGGTATTTTGCAGTTTACTCGCTGTCGGTAGGGCTGTTTTTTTATGGGTgctcaataataaacaaaacaagaatgggCGGTCAGATTAGTAGAGCCGCGAGGGGTATAGGGTTACTGATACTGATGGGGATGCCTCCTTTCCTTGGCTTTCTAGCGAAAGTATTGGTGTTTCTAATGAGAGGAAGGGCTGTAATCGTGGCTTGTATTATAGGTTCAGTAATCAGGCTAAAATTCtacattgactttttttataggATAGTAATAAAAAGGTTAGTAGACAAAAACAAAGCAGAATTCAAGATTATGTGGAGGATAGTGATCGGGGCTAACCTAGCAGGGGGGGCATTGATCTTGGTGAGATTTATTTAGAAACTGCTTTTAGGCCAGGGGCGTTTTGATTTCGGCTCAAAAAGAGTGGGTAAAACCACAAAAGTATGataaaaaggtaatttaaaataaaatattttgtttcaaacataaCTATAGGTAGTTGTTACCTCCTTTTTGTAGAatggtactttaaaaaaaaggattggtTTGCATCTAATTATTAAGCCTAGGTTTTCATTCTTAAGTGAGGAAGTTAATTAACATAATAGGGCTGctaactttgttataaatggCTTGTACCATTTTTCCTTATAAAAAAGTAGTTTAATTTAAGAACGATAGGTTGTGGGGCTATTAGTGGTGTCAACCCTTTTTTAGCTagatatagtttaaaataaaatattggctTTGGGAGCTAAAGACACTTCCATAAGTTTTCTAGAAGAATGGTTATGGGGTTAAGAGTTGCGTTTGTctgcattgtgtcttttttgtttacgGGGTTATTTATGCTACTAAGGGAAAAGCGGGGTCTAGACCGAGAAAAGTGCAGTCCATATGAGTGTGGATTTGAGCCTATTGGAAGAGCTCGGAGGCCCTTTTCTATCCGATTCTTTCTAGTAGCAGTTTTGTTCGTCGTGTTTGATGTAGAGGTAGTGCTGTTAATACCTTTTGCCTACATGTTCTTTTACGGTAAGAGAGTGTTAGGGATTTTGTCCTCAAGGGGTTTCCTTCTTATCTTGTTTGGGGGTCTCTACCACGAATATCGTGAGGGGTCTTTGGAATGAGTAGGTTAATACTAGAAGTGGCATTTATGCGAAACGAATTTTGATGAGAGGTGATTGTAAGAGGCTTACTTTTGCTGTTGGAAGTGTATTGTGTGTACCTGTGGTTTTCACGTCGAGAGTGCTTCTTAAGGAAGTATGGGACCAATGAAAGTTCTCAAGGATCTAATAGAAGGTTTGAAAAGGCATATCTTACTATAGCgtatagggaaaaaaatattaagaggcTAAAATCTAGTGCGGCTCTAAGGGCTAATAAGGCTAGATGATTGGCTTCTAAGtaaggataaataaaatgataaaaatactaaaaaaggaAGAAGTAGGGGGTTATGGAGAAGTGGAGTCCTGGTGACGTCGATGGCTGTGATCAACAAATCACAAAGATATTGGAACCCTTTATCTGTATAGCGGAGTCTGAGGAGGGTTGTTTGGAGCAAGGTTGAGGTTAATGATCCGAATGCAACTGGGGCATCCTGGAGCAGTGTTCTTAAAAAGAGATTGATTCTATAATGTGGTGGTTACAACGCATgccttaataataattttttttgctgtgATACCTATCTTAATTGGAGCTTTCGGTAATTGGTTGATTCCTCTGCTAGTAGGAGGTAAAGATATAATTTACCCGCGAATAAACAACTTAAGTTATTGACTATCTCCTAATGCACTATATTTACTAATACTGTCCTTTAGAACGGATAAAGGAGTTGGTGCTGGATGAACTATTTACCCCCCTTTATCTGTGTACCCCTATCATAGGGGCCCTAGGATGGATGTTCTTATTGTGTCACTACATCTAGCTGGGCTCAGCTCTCTAGTGGGGGCTATTAACTTTGCTAGGACCAATAAAAATATGCCAGTGTTAGAAATGAAAGGAGAACGAGCGGAGCTTTATGTTTTAAGGATTAGAGTTACTGcagttcttttaattatttcaattccgGTTCTAGGAGGGGGCATCACAATAATCTTGTTTGACCGAAACTTTAACACAACTTTTTTCGATCCCGCAGGAGGGGGGGACCCCGTTTtgttccaacatttgttttgattttttgggcATCCGGAAGTGTATATTCTTATTCTACCTGCCTTTGGTGTGATATCAAAAGTAATTATGCATTGCTCTGGAAAAGAAGCGGTTTTTGGTCTAATTGGGATAGTATACGCAATAATCGGAATTGGAGGGTTAGGGTGTATGGTGTGGGCTCACCACATGTTTACCGTAGGTCTTAATGTTGATACTCGAGGCTATTTTTCTACCGCAACTATAGTAATCGCTGTTCCAACAGGGGTGAAAGTATTCAGATGACTGGCAACTATAGcaggaagaaaattcaaaataaagccTGCCGCCTACTGAAGTACTGGGTTTCTGTTTTTATTCACCGTGGGAGGGCTAACAGGGGTCTTACTGTCTAGGGCTTCTATGGATGTGTCTCTACACGACACATATTATGTGGTGGCTCATTTCCATTATGTGCTAAGAATAGGGGCGGTGTTTGGGGTGTTCTGTGGTCTTAACCATTGGTTGCCAAATTTTGTTGGAGTATGCTTTAATAAGAAATGGAGGAAAGCCCAttttatagcaatattttttggggtaaataCTACCTTCTTTCCTCAGCATTTCTTAGGCCTAAGAGGAATGCCTCGACGGTATATAGACTACGCTGATATTTATGCTCACTGACATTGGGTGTCTTCTTATGGGTCCGCTGTGTCTTTTGGGTctctaatatattttaagttccTTCTATGAGAGGCTCTAGTAAGCCAGCGAGGGGTTGTATTTAGTGGGGGTTTATGTGGTGAAATAGACTGAGCAGGTACCCGAGACCTTTATCCAGGAAGGAAGCATGTTTATAGCCAATTGCCATTTGTGTGAACTAACCCTTATAACACgtgtatcacttatatttataagaaatcgcgtaatcaataatttaaagtcaTGTTAATAGATGTTTTTTCTAGATTTGATGCTCACAGCTATAACTTAATTTGGTTGTCTATGCCGTTATGGTTGCTGTCTTCTATAGTGCCAATAACCGTGCTATTTAGAGACGTGTACACTAAGGGTAGAAGTACGAGCTCTTTTCGGAGTTTGGTGCTATCCTTTACTTATTCGATGATTCGATTGAACGGAAAGGGACTAAAGCTATCTGGGTTTCCTCTAGTAATAAGGGGTCTGTTCATGATAATTCTGATACTAAATCTGTCTGGAaactttccattctttttccCTGTAAGAGGGCAGTTTGTGTTCGGGTTCTCCTTTGCTTTGTCTATTTGAACTTGTTTAGTTTTATCTAGTCTTTTATGCAGATTTGAGCAGGGGTTGATGAGTCTCGTTCCAACAGGTTGCCCGTTAATCCTTGTGCCTTTTATAGTAGTGGTTGAGCTAATTAGTGGCATACTTCGCCCTTTAACATTAGTTTTACGTCTGACACTAAATCTGGGAGCTGGTAAAGTAATTCTAACTATATGCAGGAGAGAGTTAGTAGTTAGCTGGTTAAATAGCAGAAGGCTGCTTACAGGAGTTGGGGGTATTAAAGGGTTAATAATGGGCGGAGGTGTTTTTGGAGCCGCTGAAGTTGCAATCGCGTGTATtcagtgttatattttttgtgtcttaTTGTGTCTCTATACGGAGGATCATAGAAGGTAGGTAGTTTTAAAAGCTTTGCTGAAGCGACGGCCTTGTAAGTCGTAGAAAACTATGTGTTTTAAAGctatgatttgaataaaattcctAGGAGTTTTCTTAATAAGTATAGGCTGTTTTGTAATCTTCCGTATAAACAAACaccttttgtgtttatttgtaggGCTTGAAATAATAAGACTAGGCTTATTGTTTGTAACCCATGTGTTTCTAATAAAtcagttttggttaattttactaattctaTGTTTAGCTGTTTGCGAAGCCAGAATTTGCTTGGCCCTTCTGGTTATGGTGATGCGACTATGCGGAGACGATTTGATGTCAAGGTTACTAAGAGATGGCTCGTAAAAATAGTATcatacaattaaaaagtaaCTTAGGGTTACTTTTACTGATTCTGATTGGATACTTATTTATTCTTAGAGGGAGGACCTTTGGAAAAGCTTATTTATTGGAAGTTACTGTTTGAGAGAGTAATTGTCTCTCATTTAGCTTCAGAGTTCTACTAGATAGCGTAAGAATAGTCTTTGTTGGGACGGTTTTGGTAATTAGAGGAAGTGTAGCAACCTACTGCAAGTGGTATATAGCTGGAGAGCCATACTACAAGCGGTTTATGGGATTAGTATGGTTGTTTGTGCTGTCTATAGTGTTTATAATCTTAGTTCCTAATTTAGTAATACTTTTAATTGGTTGAGACGGGCTAGGGCTCACCTCATTCCTATTAGTGGCTTATTACCAGAACAATAAGAGGTTATCTGCGGCTATGTTGACAGCTTTGACTAATCGAATTGGGgatgtttttgtactttttagagtttctatttttttaagagaAGGGGGgtggttaatttatatataccacCCAGTGCAGACatgggttaatttagggtttgTGGTAGTTCTTGCAGGTATAACTAAAAGCGCACAAATGCCGTTTTGCGCATGGCTACCTGCTGCCATGGCGGCACCCACACCGGTCTCCTCTTTGGTGCATTCTTCGACATTGGTGACAGCTGGGGTTTATTTGATTCTTCgctctttttatattatcagaGCTAATCCCTTTGTGACTCAAATACTTATAGTCTTAAGACTATTTACTCTAATATTAGCGGGGTCAAGGGCTGTGTTTGCGTTTGACCTAAAAAAGGTAATCGCACTCTCGACTTTGAGGCAGTTAAGGTTAATAATATTCTCGATTTCAATCCTTCTTCCGTCTGtagctttttttcatttagtaacCCATGCGGTATTTAAAGCTTTGTTGTTTCTAGGCGCAGGGGGTGTTATTCATAGAAACCAAAGAATCCAAGATATCCGGGGGTTAAGAAGCTTGTGGCAAGGATTACCGGTAAGAATGGGTGCAATAACGGTTGCAATTGTGTCCTTGAGAGGGGCCCCGTTTATAAGAGGGTTTTTCTCTAAAGACCTAATAATTGAGCTAAGAATGATAGACAGAAGAATAACTTATGGGTGCTATTTATTAGAGCTAACAGGTTTAATCTTCACTTCTTTTTATAGGGCACGGATTGTATTTAGAGTAATACTTGGGTCTAATTACGTTAATAGCAGAAGTTTGCGGATTAATGAGCACTTAAATATACAAACTCCTTTTCTTAGCCTGTATATTGGGGCTATTATCTTAGGAGGGGTATTAGGGAGGAAAATAGAGAGGTTTGGGTTTGTAGTAGTTCTTGAGAAATATGAGAGAGTCAGAGTATTTCTTATTCCCTTTGTAGGGTTAATTTTGTGATGAGGAGTGCTTAGAAAATTAGGGTCTAAGCCTTGGTCGTCAGCCAAACTATTAAGATTCTT comes from the Mytilus trossulus isolate FHL-02 unplaced genomic scaffold, PNRI_Mtr1.1.1.hap1 h1tg001306l__unscaffolded, whole genome shotgun sequence genome and includes:
- the LOC134704203 gene encoding LOW QUALITY PROTEIN: NADH-ubiquinone oxidoreductase chain 2-like (The sequence of the model RefSeq protein was modified relative to this genomic sequence to represent the inferred CDS: substituted 3 bases at 3 genomic stop codons), encoding MVSFVVRPIKLVRLGVILIGTILRVRREEIVGVXLGLELNLYGFLVIINPDGHYSPEPCVKYFVVQRTGSILILVGFVTLIEQHVVRGLVIRGAGTVLKSGVFPLHSWVPSIIKNSRWLARGLILTWQKVAPLVFLSIIIPSKGLXVVIVLIAGIGAVGGLNQNSVRVISAYSSFVHTSXMLLGLTWSRVVFVGYFAVYSLSVGLFFYGCSIINKTRMGGQISRAARGIGLLILMGMPPFLGFLAKVLVFLMRGRAVIVACIIGSVIRLKFYIDFFYRIVIKRLVDKNKAEFKIMWRIVIGANLAGGALILVRFI
- the LOC134704201 gene encoding LOW QUALITY PROTEIN: cytochrome c oxidase subunit 3-like (The sequence of the model RefSeq protein was modified relative to this genomic sequence to represent the inferred CDS: substituted 9 bases at 9 genomic stop codons), with amino-acid sequence MNRNPYSRYYVPGPSPWPFFVAISANGIAVGLILXLHRTPRFLLIGMRLGCILLRTFRXWRDLIREGDIGFHTRFVIKRFRDGVALFILSEVMFFFSFFWTFFHNALRPSCELGMRXPPPGIRTPNPSSTRLFETGLLIRRGLFVTQAHKRMRLKDYDVGPFIGLVVTILCGTVFFLVQLREYYXNSYTIADRVYGRVFYLLTGFHGMHVVVGTLXLMVRLVRLWRGEFSSQRHFGFEACIWYXHFVDVVWVALXCLVYVWFGGWLYMWWFKIXDGDVYTFKYPDAKPSWYAYIQEEHAPSXYKIPDHLKG